A single region of the Fusarium keratoplasticum isolate Fu6.1 chromosome 7, whole genome shotgun sequence genome encodes:
- a CDS encoding Zn(2)-C6 fungal-type domain-containing protein — protein sequence MGENIVKPTRTSKKKVRTGCITCKIRRIKCDESKPACLRCTRAGRKCDGYASPPAPAPGPVVPAKPGKLASKEGRAQEFFYQKTVPELSGFFGRSFWNTVLQFSLTEPAIRHATIALATLHEEHSSPKTTTAQPRDNIKFAIQSYNRYIGTVLKRASDPTSMPLIAMASIVFTCFECLLGDPKAAAAHVASGIGLLKMWREKSGQPVSSWGQNYRSFELSFVETHLAPVLCTLSLCVAEFGSPVDLYLNPVDFNSCPIFGEPFQELSESRVGLIDIITAAVRLGQEDAPALEVSVKAAGLSTALECWKMRFDDLVQRKGPLWSDQDQGAADLVRVMWQSTAIGLSVGLASDETAWDSHKTAYEEIIRLVEALIARHKDDQASATFHFEMGIISPLHLVAWKCRWPHLRRKGLDLLLASSRRECLYDAFLYHAVFSRIMAIEEGHLESPSREMLTLADLPPEQARIHHFFCEPALPANENVYSLTVFSKPNWPDTTWCSRTEYIDALGGARPSSLSPTSPLSRLPVVNLFRTGPISKESLQKREPQVVV from the exons ATGGGAGAGAATATTGTAAAGCCCACGCGTACGAGCAAGAAAAAAGTCCGCACAGGATGCATCACGTGCAA AATCAGGAGAATCAAGTGCGATGAGTCCAAGCCTGCGTGTCTCCG GTGTACGCGTGCTGGGAGAAAATGCGACGGATATGCAtcacctccagctcctgctcCGGGCCCAGTAGTACCAGCTAAGCCTGGGAAGCTCGCATCCAAAGAGGGCAGGGCACAGGAGTTCTTCTACCAAAAGACTGTCCCGGAGCTTTCTGGATTCTTTGGTCGATCCTTCTGGAATACTGTCCTACAGTTTAGCCTGACGGAGCCAGCAATTAGACATGCCACCATCGCCTTGGCAACCCTTCACGAGGAGCATAGTTCCCCTAAGACGACCACCGCACAGCCGAGGGACAACATCAAGTTCGCGATTCAATCATATAATCGATACATTGGCACTGTACTGAAACGAGCTTCTGATCCGACCTCGATGCCTTTGATAGCTATGGCCAGCATCGTCTTCACCTGCTTCGAATGTCTTTTGGGCGACCCCAAGGCAGCGGCCGCTCACGTCGCCAGCGGTATTGGCCTGCTCAAGATGTGGCGAGAAAAGTCTGGCCAACCAGTCAGTTCCTGGGGCCAGAATTACCGGAGCTTTGAGCTCTCCTTTGTGGAAACCCATCTGGCCCCTGTCCTATGCACACTCAGTCTTTGTGTCGCAGAGTTTGGCTCCCCCGTTGACTTGTATCTCAACCCAGTCGACTTCAATAGCTGTCCCATATTTGGGGAGCCGTTCCAAGAACTGTCAGAATCGCGGGTCGGCCTTATCGACATCATTACAGCAGCCGTAAGACTCGGCCAGGAGGATGCTCCGGCCCTTGAGGTTAGCGTCAAGGCAGCAGGCCTCAGCACCGCGCTTGAATGCTGGAAAATGAGATtcgatgatcttgtccaACGAAAAGGGCCCCTGTGGAGtgaccaagatcaaggcgCCGCTGATCTTGTACGCGTTATGTGGCAGAGCACAGCTATTGGTCTCTCAGTCGGCCTTGCATCCGACGAGACAGCATGGGATTCCCATAAAACAGCATACGAGGAAATCATCCGACTTGTCGAGGCGCTAATAGCGCGGCATAAAGATGATCAAGCATCGGCTACCTTTCATTTTGAGATGGGTATCATCTCGCCGCTTCATCTGGTGGCGTGGAAATGCAGGTGGCCCCATCTCCGCCGAAAGGGGTTGGATTTGCTTCTTGCTAGTTCCAGGCGAGAATGCTTATACGATGCATTTCTCTATCATGCCGTATTTTCGCGAATCATGGCAATAGAAGAGGGTCACTTGGAAAGCCCATCCAGGGAGATGTTGACTCTGGCCGACCTACCGCCCGAACAAGCCCGGATTCATCACTTCTTCTGCGAGCCTGCACTGCCAGCCAACGAAAACGTCTACTCTTTGACGGTATTCTCAAAACCGAACTGGCCTGATACGACATGGTGTTCCAGAACCGAGTATATTGATGCACTTGGCGGAGCCCGACCCAGCTCCCTGTCACCCACTTCGCCCCTATCCAGGCTTCCCGTTGTGAATCTGTTTAGGACAGGACCTATCTCCAAAGAATCCCTGCAAAAGAG